One stretch of Micromonospora echinospora DNA includes these proteins:
- a CDS encoding Gfo/Idh/MocA family protein — MRIAVIGFGTAGEGRLHAYRTVTAGRVVAVLDPSPERRARARQLDPGLATYPTLAELLAAQPVDAVDICTPPNHHVELEREALAAGLHVICEKPVAVRTDEALDLIDLARDRGLLLYPAHNYGFSPMMRVLTGAVAGGRLGGPLRARFRIARDSHARGVPGWQPDWRRDISVARGGIMLDHGTHCAYMATQLFGEAPRTVSCVAQWADGDATAGMDVAARLDLEFGDAGTCEIDLSWVSDTRSNRYLVSGPDGAADVHDGMAEVRTADGLERTDLAPPNRDQTHQEWFPGMFADFAGLVAAGTGWDRPMREVVTTTALIEAAYRSATRGGEPVVPAGLSAAEAR, encoded by the coding sequence ATGAGGATCGCCGTCATCGGTTTCGGCACCGCTGGGGAAGGGCGACTGCACGCATACCGTACGGTCACCGCCGGCCGGGTCGTCGCGGTGCTCGACCCGTCGCCGGAGCGGCGGGCCCGGGCCCGGCAGCTCGACCCCGGCCTGGCCACCTACCCGACACTGGCCGAGCTGCTCGCCGCCCAGCCGGTGGACGCTGTCGACATCTGCACCCCACCGAACCATCACGTCGAGCTGGAACGCGAGGCGCTCGCCGCCGGCCTGCACGTGATCTGCGAGAAGCCGGTCGCGGTGCGCACCGACGAGGCGCTCGACCTGATCGACCTGGCCCGGGACCGGGGCCTGCTGCTCTACCCCGCGCACAACTACGGCTTCTCGCCGATGATGCGGGTGCTCACCGGCGCGGTCGCCGGCGGGCGGCTCGGCGGCCCGTTGCGGGCCCGGTTCCGGATCGCCCGTGACTCGCACGCCCGCGGAGTGCCGGGATGGCAACCGGACTGGCGTCGGGACATCTCGGTGGCGCGGGGCGGGATCATGCTCGACCACGGGACGCACTGCGCGTACATGGCCACCCAGCTCTTCGGCGAGGCGCCCCGGACGGTCTCCTGCGTCGCGCAGTGGGCGGACGGCGACGCCACCGCCGGGATGGACGTGGCCGCCCGGCTGGACCTGGAGTTCGGCGACGCCGGGACCTGCGAGATCGACCTGAGCTGGGTCAGTGACACCCGGTCGAACCGCTATCTGGTCAGCGGCCCGGACGGCGCCGCCGACGTGCACGACGGGATGGCCGAGGTGCGTACGGCGGACGGGCTGGAGCGCACCGACCTGGCCCCGCCGAACCGGGACCAGACCCACCAGGAGTGGTTCCCCGGTATGTTCGCCGACTTCGCCGGCCTGGTAGCCGCGGGTACCGGCTGGGACCGGCCGATGCGGGAGGTCGTCACCACGACGGCGCTGATCGAGGCGG